A single region of the Candidatus Omnitrophota bacterium genome encodes:
- a CDS encoding GNAT family N-acetyltransferase encodes MEFRSKLKATDIDAVSEILRSTGFFYNHEIAIAMELVNENLTKGGEKSGYIFNIAEINNQPCAFSCYGKIPCTDDSFDLYWVAVHKTQQSKGTGKTLMDMAVKDIARMSGKYIWADTSSRPLYESTRKFYLKSGFEKIAELPNFYGANDNKIIFLKKLQK; translated from the coding sequence ATGGAATTTAGATCAAAATTAAAAGCGACTGATATTGATGCGGTAAGTGAGATCTTGCGGTCTACCGGCTTTTTCTATAATCACGAAATAGCTATCGCCATGGAGCTGGTTAATGAGAATCTTACTAAAGGCGGGGAAAAAAGCGGCTATATTTTTAATATCGCCGAAATAAACAATCAGCCTTGCGCCTTCTCCTGCTACGGGAAAATCCCCTGCACTGACGATAGTTTTGATTTGTACTGGGTTGCGGTACATAAAACTCAGCAGAGCAAAGGAACCGGCAAAACATTGATGGATATGGCCGTTAAGGATATCGCACGAATGTCGGGAAAATATATATGGGCAGACACTTCTTCGCGCCCCCTTTATGAGTCTACCCGTAAGTTCTACTTAAAATCCGGCTTTGAGAAAATCGCCGAACTGCCGAATTTTTATGGCGCCAACGACAACAAAATCATTTTCCTGAAAAAGCTCCAAAAATAA